Proteins from a single region of Sneathiella aquimaris:
- a CDS encoding protein-glutamate methylesterase/protein-glutamine glutaminase, translating into MQHPYRVMIVDDSAVIRGFLTRWLKDEESIEVVASASNGVYALREFERARPEVVVLDIEMPEMDGMTALPKLIEMDADVKVIMASTLTLRNANISMQAMAKGAADYIPKPESTREAKDKDNFQRELVEKIKALGATRRKKSGQAAPSSDGQVKRPTASAEPVKKSLYRNTTVTLRPNKAIGLPQALAIGSSTGGPQALFSVFEKLKGKISLPIFVTQHMPATFTAILAEHLTKIFGLPVAEGIDGEKVVGNRVYLAPGDWHMTVKKDGTDTVLSLNQNPPENFCRPAVDPMLRSLIDVYGSRVLTVILTGMGHDGLKGSELLSQAGGTLIAQDEASSVVWGMPGAVATAGLCNSVLPIQDIPAAIENAVMGRPL; encoded by the coding sequence ATGCAACATCCCTATCGGGTAATGATCGTTGACGATTCCGCTGTGATCAGAGGTTTTCTGACCCGATGGCTGAAAGACGAAGAGTCAATTGAAGTTGTTGCTTCTGCAAGTAATGGCGTATATGCCCTTCGTGAGTTTGAGCGGGCGCGGCCTGAAGTCGTTGTTCTGGACATTGAGATGCCAGAGATGGATGGTATGACTGCCCTGCCAAAATTGATCGAGATGGATGCCGATGTAAAAGTGATCATGGCGTCAACCTTGACCTTACGAAATGCCAATATCAGCATGCAGGCAATGGCCAAAGGCGCGGCAGACTATATTCCAAAGCCTGAAAGCACACGCGAAGCCAAAGACAAAGACAATTTCCAACGGGAACTTGTTGAGAAGATCAAGGCGCTGGGGGCAACCCGTCGCAAAAAATCTGGTCAGGCGGCGCCTTCATCAGATGGGCAGGTCAAACGGCCAACGGCCTCTGCTGAGCCGGTTAAGAAGAGTTTATATCGAAATACAACGGTAACATTACGCCCGAATAAAGCGATTGGATTGCCGCAGGCGCTGGCAATCGGGTCATCCACAGGTGGACCGCAGGCACTATTTTCGGTTTTCGAAAAGTTAAAAGGCAAAATTTCTTTGCCCATCTTTGTAACTCAACATATGCCTGCCACATTTACAGCAATTCTTGCCGAACACCTGACCAAAATCTTCGGATTGCCTGTTGCAGAGGGCATTGATGGAGAAAAGGTTGTTGGCAATAGAGTTTATCTGGCGCCAGGAGATTGGCATATGACGGTAAAGAAAGACGGTACGGACACGGTTCTGAGTTTGAATCAAAACCCCCCTGAAAATTTCTGCCGTCCCGCAGTGGACCCAATGTTGCGTAGCCTGATCGATGTTTACGGATCTCGCGTTCTGACTGTAATTTTGACAGGAATGGGACATGATGGATTAAAGGGAAGTGAACTCCTTTCGCAGGCTGGCGGTACCCTTATTGCACAAGACGAAGCGTCAAGTGTTGTCTGGGGCATGCCTGGAGCCGTCGCAACAGCCGGCTTATGCAATTCCGTTCTTCCAATACAGGATATTCCAGCAGCAATTGAAAACGCAGTTATGGGGAGGCCTCTATGA
- a CDS encoding CheR family methyltransferase gives MNTQDFQLLSGIVFERSGLVLTEEKVYLLESRLVPLARQRGMNTLEDLANELRRTNDEKLKEEITEAMTTNETFFFRDTKPFDIFKETVLPRLLETRSSKKSLRIWNAACSSGQEPYSVAMLLKEEAAKMAGWRVEILATDISNEVLEKAKAGLYSQFEVQRGLPIQLLIKYFQQMGEMWQIDSSIRAMVKFQKMNLLDNLALLGSFDVIFCRNVLIYFDHETKGKVLTQMHKILEKDGALFLGGAETVLGICDELKPITGLKGVYTSASAGMMAQTG, from the coding sequence ATGAACACTCAGGACTTCCAACTTTTAAGCGGTATTGTTTTTGAACGGTCCGGCTTGGTTTTGACAGAAGAAAAAGTTTATCTTCTTGAAAGCCGCCTTGTTCCGTTGGCCCGTCAAAGAGGAATGAACACCCTTGAAGATCTGGCAAACGAACTTCGCCGGACGAATGACGAGAAGCTGAAAGAAGAAATAACTGAAGCAATGACGACGAATGAGACGTTTTTCTTCAGAGACACAAAACCGTTCGACATCTTCAAGGAAACTGTACTGCCCCGCCTGCTAGAAACCCGCAGTTCAAAGAAATCCTTACGGATTTGGAATGCGGCCTGTTCGTCTGGGCAAGAGCCTTACTCGGTGGCAATGCTTCTAAAAGAAGAAGCGGCCAAGATGGCAGGCTGGCGCGTAGAAATTCTTGCTACTGATATATCCAATGAGGTTCTGGAAAAAGCCAAAGCCGGATTATATTCTCAGTTCGAAGTGCAGCGGGGCCTGCCGATCCAGCTGCTGATTAAATATTTTCAGCAGATGGGCGAAATGTGGCAGATTGACAGCTCTATCCGCGCGATGGTCAAATTTCAGAAAATGAACCTTTTGGACAACCTTGCCCTTCTTGGCAGTTTCGACGTGATCTTCTGTCGTAACGTCCTGATTTATTTCGATCATGAAACCAAAGGGAAAGTGCTTACCCAAATGCACAAAATTCTTGAAAAAGACGGTGCGTTGTTCTTGGGGGGTGCCGAGACTGTCTTGGGTATTTGCGATGAGCTTAAACCGATTACCGGCCTGAAAGGTGTGTATACATCAGCGTCAGCCGGAATGATGGCGCAAACAGGGTAG
- the ctrA gene encoding response regulator transcription factor CtrA codes for MRVLLIEDDSSMARGIELMLNAEGLNVYSTDLGEEGVDLGKLYDYDIIILDLGLPDMSGYDVLKKLRTAKVSTPILILSGMSEPDDKVKGLGFGADDYLTKPFNKDELVARIHAIVRRSKGHAQSTINTGKLTVNLDSKSVEVDGQRLHLTGKEYGMLELLSLRKGTTLTKEMFLNHLYGGMDEPELKIIDVFVCKLRKKLASATNGDNYIETVWGRGYVLRDPDEGNQAKAS; via the coding sequence ATGCGGGTATTATTGATCGAAGACGACAGCTCAATGGCGAGAGGCATCGAATTGATGCTGAATGCAGAAGGGCTCAACGTATATTCCACGGATCTCGGCGAAGAGGGCGTGGATCTTGGTAAGCTGTATGACTATGACATCATCATTCTGGACCTTGGTCTCCCTGATATGTCCGGTTACGATGTTTTAAAGAAACTGAGAACAGCTAAAGTGTCGACACCTATCTTAATCCTGTCAGGCATGTCTGAACCGGATGATAAGGTTAAGGGGCTGGGCTTTGGTGCAGATGATTATCTAACCAAACCTTTTAACAAGGACGAACTTGTGGCACGGATACACGCCATCGTCCGACGCTCGAAAGGTCATGCACAGTCCACAATTAACACAGGAAAACTGACTGTTAATCTTGATTCTAAATCTGTCGAGGTCGATGGGCAGCGCCTTCACCTTACCGGTAAAGAATACGGCATGCTGGAGTTACTCAGCCTTCGCAAAGGAACGACCCTGACCAAAGAGATGTTTCTAAATCATCTTTATGGCGGTATGGACGAGCCTGAACTGAAGATCATCGATGTATTTGTCTGTAAGCTCCGTAAGAAACTTGCATCGGCCACAAACGGCGACAACTATATTGAAACAGTCTGGGGACGTGGTTACGTGTTGCGTGATCCGGATGAAGGCAATCAAGCCAAGGCCAGTTAA
- a CDS encoding hybrid sensor histidine kinase/response regulator has product MDDLLSEFLTETNENIGIVDAALVALEQNPDDGTQIDNIFRLVHTIKGTCGFLGLPRLEAVAHAGENVLGKIRDNELAVTADVVTIILEAMDVIKDVLEVLEQTEAEPEGNDADLITRLNEVAYGGGAAAKPAAAPEPEPTPEPVVQERELKVGEVSEAELEAAFASAPGPEELAAESEPELRPGEVSEAELEAAFAAAPGPEDDVAADPIIAEPVAEEVEVAPVPKIVPEKAKEAKAAPEVAHKETSLANQSIRVNVELLENLMTMVSELVLTRNQLLQMVRGMDDNEFTVPLQRLSHVTTELQEGLMKTRMQPIGNAWSKLPRIVRDLSHDLDKKIDLIMHGAETELDRQVLELIKDPLTHMVRNSADHGLETPGERLAAGKKETGKIVLDAYHEGGHIIITISDDGRGLNSDKIKAKVMENGLASEAELDGMNTQQIQNFIMRAGFSTAEKVTNVSGRGVGMDVVRSNIEKIGGTIELKSEDGKGSVFTIKIPLTLAIVSALIVECCHERFAIPQISVVELVRASTDGRSDNTIEMINDSPVLRLRDRLLPLVHLNDILRLETAADEVAEQSENKGSEEFIIVSQVGAYTFGIVVDRVFDTEEIVVKPVAPILRDLSIFSGNTILGDGSVIMILDPNGIAAKSGENVVGDHSIEEEGQHVSAENDKVAMLICRAGGQEPKAVPLSLVARLEEVDVDTIETTNGRMVVQYRGKIMPLVTMNEDAKIVETGRQPILVFSDNDRTMGLVVDEIVDIVDEQLNVEMASSVEGTIGSAVIRGKATDIIDVGFYLQKCFGDWFASGETAAYGSQSSSQRVLLVDDSPFFRNMLVPLLSVAGYEVSTAENPLEALSMRDAGKHFDVIVSDIEMPEMDGFQFAEEVLGDERWADTPIVALSSHTTPQDFDRGRKVGFSDYVAKFDRDALMNTLSQTLRASGGAK; this is encoded by the coding sequence ATGGATGACCTGTTAAGCGAATTTTTGACCGAAACCAACGAGAATATCGGTATTGTAGATGCGGCTTTGGTTGCGCTTGAGCAAAATCCGGATGACGGTACACAGATCGATAATATTTTCCGACTGGTACATACCATCAAAGGAACCTGCGGGTTCTTGGGCCTTCCAAGATTGGAAGCCGTTGCTCATGCCGGTGAAAATGTTCTAGGTAAAATACGAGACAACGAACTTGCGGTTACCGCTGATGTCGTCACCATCATTCTCGAAGCAATGGATGTCATTAAAGACGTTCTTGAAGTTCTGGAGCAAACGGAAGCGGAACCAGAAGGGAACGATGCTGATCTTATTACACGTTTGAACGAAGTCGCTTATGGCGGCGGCGCGGCGGCAAAACCTGCCGCAGCACCAGAGCCTGAGCCAACACCGGAACCGGTTGTGCAGGAACGAGAGTTGAAGGTCGGTGAAGTTTCTGAAGCTGAGTTGGAGGCCGCGTTTGCATCGGCCCCAGGACCAGAGGAGCTTGCTGCAGAAAGTGAGCCTGAATTGCGTCCTGGAGAAGTTTCTGAAGCCGAATTGGAAGCCGCTTTCGCAGCCGCACCTGGCCCCGAAGACGATGTTGCAGCAGATCCGATAATTGCCGAACCTGTTGCAGAAGAAGTCGAAGTCGCGCCTGTTCCAAAGATTGTTCCAGAAAAAGCCAAAGAGGCAAAAGCTGCCCCTGAAGTGGCCCATAAAGAAACATCGCTTGCCAATCAGAGTATTCGCGTCAACGTCGAATTGCTTGAAAATCTGATGACGATGGTGAGTGAACTGGTCCTGACCCGAAATCAGCTGCTTCAGATGGTTCGGGGTATGGATGACAACGAATTTACGGTGCCGTTGCAACGTCTAAGTCACGTTACAACAGAATTGCAGGAAGGTCTGATGAAGACCCGGATGCAGCCGATTGGGAATGCCTGGTCGAAGTTACCGCGTATTGTACGTGATCTCAGCCATGATCTGGACAAGAAAATTGATTTGATCATGCATGGCGCCGAAACGGAACTTGATCGACAGGTGCTGGAACTTATTAAAGATCCGTTGACCCACATGGTGAGGAACTCTGCTGATCACGGTCTTGAAACACCGGGCGAGCGTCTGGCTGCTGGTAAAAAAGAAACGGGTAAAATTGTACTGGATGCGTATCACGAAGGTGGTCACATCATCATTACCATTTCTGACGATGGTCGCGGTTTGAACAGTGATAAAATTAAAGCCAAGGTTATGGAAAATGGCCTGGCTTCTGAAGCTGAACTGGATGGAATGAACACCCAGCAAATTCAGAACTTTATCATGCGCGCCGGTTTCTCGACTGCTGAAAAAGTAACAAACGTTTCGGGCCGTGGTGTTGGTATGGATGTTGTCCGGTCCAACATTGAGAAAATCGGCGGAACAATCGAGCTTAAATCAGAAGATGGTAAGGGTTCAGTCTTTACTATCAAAATCCCGCTGACCTTAGCAATTGTTTCCGCCCTGATCGTCGAATGTTGCCATGAACGTTTTGCTATTCCTCAGATCAGTGTAGTGGAGCTTGTCCGCGCCTCTACAGATGGTCGTAGTGATAACACAATTGAAATGATCAATGACAGTCCAGTCCTGAGATTGAGGGATCGACTACTGCCACTGGTCCACCTTAATGATATTCTTCGCCTTGAAACGGCAGCGGACGAAGTCGCCGAACAAAGTGAAAATAAAGGCTCTGAAGAGTTCATTATTGTCAGTCAGGTTGGTGCCTATACGTTTGGTATCGTTGTTGACCGTGTGTTTGACACAGAAGAAATTGTTGTGAAACCGGTTGCCCCGATCTTGCGGGATCTGTCTATCTTCTCTGGAAATACAATTCTGGGTGATGGTAGCGTTATTATGATCCTTGATCCGAATGGTATTGCTGCCAAATCCGGAGAAAATGTTGTGGGTGATCACTCTATTGAAGAAGAAGGTCAACACGTTTCGGCTGAAAATGACAAAGTTGCGATGTTGATTTGCCGGGCAGGCGGGCAAGAGCCAAAAGCAGTTCCACTGTCTCTGGTTGCTCGTTTGGAAGAGGTCGACGTTGATACGATTGAAACGACAAATGGTCGGATGGTCGTTCAGTATCGCGGTAAAATCATGCCACTGGTTACAATGAACGAAGATGCGAAGATTGTCGAAACTGGCAGACAGCCTATTCTGGTGTTCAGCGATAATGACCGGACGATGGGGCTGGTTGTTGATGAAATCGTCGACATCGTGGACGAGCAACTGAACGTTGAGATGGCATCAAGCGTTGAAGGTACGATTGGTAGCGCGGTCATTCGTGGGAAGGCGACCGATATTATTGATGTCGGGTTCTACCTGCAGAAATGTTTTGGTGATTGGTTTGCATCTGGTGAAACCGCCGCATATGGCAGCCAGTCTTCGTCACAACGTGTCTTGCTCGTCGATGACAGTCCGTTCTTCCGTAACATGCTGGTCCCTCTTTTGTCTGTTGCTGGATATGAAGTCAGTACCGCAGAAAATCCGTTGGAAGCATTGTCAATGAGAGATGCGGGCAAGCATTTTGACGTCATCGTGAGTGATATTGAAATGCCGGAAATGGATGGTTTCCAGTTTGCTGAAGAAGTGTTGGGAGATGAACGCTGGGCCGACACCCCGATTGTCGCTTTGTCCTCTCATACAACACCACAGGATTTTGATCGTGGGCGCAAAGTCGGGTTCTCTGATTATGTCGCAAAATTTGATCGGGATGCCTTGATGAATACATTGTCGCAGACGTTGCGCGCGAGTGGAGGTGCAAAATGA
- a CDS encoding response regulator, with product MASCLIVDDSKVVRMVARRILEDLKFDILEAEDGRGALDQCLETMPDVILLDWNMPVMNGIEFLHSLRQTEGGADPVVVFCTTENDMAHIREAISAGANEYIMKPFDRAIIEAKFSQVGVL from the coding sequence ATGGCTTCTTGTCTGATTGTTGATGATTCAAAAGTGGTACGAATGGTCGCCCGACGTATTCTGGAAGACCTGAAATTTGATATTCTGGAAGCGGAAGATGGCAGGGGTGCCTTAGATCAGTGCCTTGAAACGATGCCAGATGTCATTCTGCTGGATTGGAATATGCCGGTCATGAACGGCATCGAGTTTCTGCATTCTCTTAGGCAGACCGAAGGAGGTGCCGATCCGGTCGTTGTTTTTTGTACAACAGAAAATGATATGGCCCACATCCGTGAAGCCATTTCGGCCGGTGCCAATGAATATATCATGAAGCCGTTCGACCGAGCGATTATCGAAGCAAAATTCTCTCAGGTAGGGGTACTCTAG
- a CDS encoding MinD/ParA family protein, whose protein sequence is MTELESPMTQRPDAHPATQGTGKNLITVASGKGGVGKTILSTSLAHALANAGKKVLLFDGDVGLANVDIQLGLMPEFDLASVIAGDKKLSEVAFHYEEGNFDIIAGRSGSGSLGTLDSEHLSAIHQELIRLGSVYDFIILDLGAGIDEAVRTLASASGPKLVVTNGEPTSLTDAYAFIKVTHQQQNGSDTRILVNMVKSKNDGQKVYDKLLTACRNFLKLDPPLAGIVQQDDRVAGAIRSQAALLSRYPTSPAAADIEAIAASLIRSSV, encoded by the coding sequence ATGACAGAACTAGAAAGCCCAATGACACAACGCCCTGATGCGCATCCTGCGACACAGGGAACCGGGAAAAATCTAATCACCGTTGCTTCCGGTAAAGGGGGCGTCGGTAAAACAATCCTGTCCACCAGCCTTGCACATGCGCTGGCAAATGCCGGTAAAAAAGTATTGTTATTCGACGGTGATGTTGGCCTCGCTAATGTGGATATCCAACTGGGACTCATGCCGGAATTTGATCTGGCGTCGGTGATTGCCGGGGACAAGAAATTATCTGAAGTGGCCTTTCATTATGAGGAAGGTAATTTCGACATTATTGCAGGACGGTCTGGTTCGGGGTCGCTGGGTACTCTCGATAGTGAGCATCTTAGCGCTATCCATCAGGAACTCATTCGCTTGGGAAGTGTCTACGATTTTATTATTCTTGATCTTGGTGCTGGTATTGATGAAGCGGTTCGCACATTAGCATCGGCCTCCGGACCAAAGCTGGTCGTCACAAATGGAGAACCGACCTCTCTTACAGATGCTTATGCCTTCATCAAAGTGACTCATCAGCAACAAAACGGTTCTGATACCAGAATTCTAGTAAATATGGTAAAGTCAAAGAATGACGGGCAAAAAGTCTATGATAAACTACTTACCGCCTGCCGCAATTTTCTGAAATTGGACCCACCGCTTGCCGGTATTGTTCAACAGGATGATAGGGTTGCAGGTGCTATTCGGTCGCAGGCCGCATTATTAAGTCGTTATCCGACAAGCCCGGCAGCAGCTGATATCGAAGCCATAGCGGCTTCGTTAATCCGGAGTTCTGTTTAA
- the fliI gene encoding flagellar protein export ATPase FliI, which produces MLSVISEIHRVSPEQFYGRVAGIQGLLVEVGGIQRHLSIGSRVELLARGNNLVPCEVVGFRNDRALLMPFGSLDGIGMGCKALIAEQDPVIYPDASWLGRVVNAMGEPVDGGPPLRKGNIGVALKSLAPPAHSRQRVGGKIDLGVRSLNSFATCCRGQRMGIFAGSGVGKSVLLSMLARNTAADVNVIGLIGERGREVQEFLEDDLGPEGLARSIVVVATSDEPALMRRQAAYLTLALSEYFRDLDKDVLCLMDSVTRFAMAQRDVGLSGGEPPASKGYTPTVFSELPKLLERAGPGPGKGTITGLFTVLVEGDDHNEPVADAVRGILDGHIVMERKIAERGRYPAINVLKSVSRTMPGCNNEEENQIVSVAKQLLSTYDDMSEMIRLGAYRRGTDPNVDAAMFYFPLLEKFMSQQKEENTSLEDCYAELARILNTEMTVEQEEFQQN; this is translated from the coding sequence GTGCTAAGTGTAATTTCTGAAATTCATCGAGTGAGTCCTGAACAGTTTTATGGCCGGGTTGCGGGCATTCAGGGACTGCTTGTCGAGGTGGGCGGTATTCAGCGCCACTTAAGCATTGGTAGTCGCGTTGAATTGTTGGCTCGCGGGAATAATCTGGTGCCATGTGAAGTTGTTGGATTTCGAAATGACCGGGCTTTACTGATGCCGTTCGGATCGCTGGATGGGATCGGCATGGGGTGCAAGGCGCTGATAGCAGAACAGGATCCTGTCATCTATCCCGATGCAAGTTGGCTTGGCCGAGTGGTGAATGCCATGGGTGAGCCGGTAGACGGGGGGCCGCCGCTTCGAAAAGGAAATATTGGGGTCGCGCTCAAAAGTCTCGCGCCGCCTGCGCATTCCCGGCAACGGGTGGGCGGAAAAATCGATTTGGGTGTGCGCTCGCTAAATTCATTTGCGACTTGCTGCCGGGGCCAACGGATGGGCATTTTTGCTGGTTCTGGTGTTGGTAAATCAGTTCTTTTATCCATGCTTGCGCGGAATACAGCCGCGGATGTGAATGTGATTGGCCTGATTGGGGAACGGGGACGCGAGGTTCAGGAATTTCTTGAAGATGATTTGGGTCCTGAAGGCCTTGCCCGCAGTATTGTTGTTGTTGCTACATCTGATGAGCCGGCCCTGATGCGCCGACAGGCTGCTTATCTGACCCTTGCGCTCTCTGAATATTTCAGGGATCTGGATAAGGATGTTCTGTGTTTGATGGATAGTGTAACCCGTTTTGCCATGGCGCAGCGCGATGTTGGCCTCTCCGGGGGCGAACCACCAGCCAGCAAAGGCTACACGCCTACTGTTTTCAGTGAATTGCCCAAGCTGCTTGAAAGAGCAGGGCCTGGACCCGGTAAAGGAACCATTACAGGGTTGTTTACTGTTTTGGTCGAAGGCGATGATCATAATGAGCCGGTCGCGGATGCTGTACGCGGTATCCTTGATGGGCATATTGTAATGGAACGGAAAATTGCAGAACGGGGCCGGTATCCGGCAATTAATGTTTTGAAATCTGTGTCGCGCACAATGCCTGGCTGTAACAATGAAGAAGAGAACCAGATTGTTAGTGTCGCAAAACAGTTATTGTCCACTTATGACGACATGTCAGAAATGATTCGCCTGGGGGCGTATCGGCGTGGAACAGATCCGAATGTTGATGCCGCAATGTTCTATTTCCCCTTGTTGGAAAAATTCATGTCTCAGCAAAAAGAAGAAAATACCAGCCTTGAGGACTGCTACGCTGAACTTGCTCGCATTCTGAATACAGAAATGACGGTTGAGCAGGAAGAATTTCAACAAAACTAA
- a CDS encoding DUF3553 domain-containing protein yields MLAFFSPGQYVKHPQQPDWGIGQVQSCVADRITVNFEHAGKQLIIASVIELVTVSEEDVRKERN; encoded by the coding sequence ATGTTAGCTTTTTTTTCGCCGGGACAATATGTCAAGCATCCTCAACAACCGGACTGGGGGATTGGACAGGTTCAATCCTGTGTCGCCGACAGAATTACAGTGAATTTTGAACATGCTGGAAAGCAACTCATTATTGCCAGCGTAATTGAACTCGTCACGGTAAGTGAGGAAGACGTTCGCAAAGAACGAAATTAG
- a CDS encoding histidine phosphotransferase family protein has product MIDLKLAALMSSKLCHDVIGPVGAINNGVELLNDESNADMRDQAMDLVSQSAGEAAARLQFYRLAFGMAGGLGAEVSIRDGRTLCREFMSYGKVTLDWPDDAGAADSLSKDAVKIVCNLVAIAAGALPRGGNLVVAGDVTSENWGFSITATGPRAGLREEITRTLLDGYDEEQLTAQNVAAQYIMALSANNGFKVAIDSIEEDKVVLSVASS; this is encoded by the coding sequence ATGATAGATTTAAAGCTGGCAGCCTTGATGAGCTCGAAACTCTGCCATGATGTTATTGGGCCGGTGGGTGCCATTAACAATGGCGTGGAGCTTTTAAATGACGAATCTAATGCTGATATGCGAGACCAGGCAATGGATCTTGTTAGCCAAAGTGCTGGCGAAGCAGCCGCCAGGCTCCAGTTTTACCGATTGGCATTTGGCATGGCAGGTGGATTGGGGGCAGAGGTTTCGATCCGTGATGGTCGCACATTATGCCGCGAATTTATGAGTTACGGCAAAGTTACCTTAGATTGGCCCGATGATGCTGGGGCCGCAGACAGTCTGTCAAAAGATGCCGTGAAGATCGTCTGTAATCTTGTGGCAATTGCGGCGGGAGCCCTGCCACGGGGCGGAAATCTGGTGGTTGCCGGGGACGTGACATCAGAAAATTGGGGCTTTTCCATCACAGCAACAGGACCACGGGCGGGCTTGCGGGAAGAAATTACCCGTACATTGCTGGATGGCTATGATGAAGAACAGCTGACCGCGCAGAATGTGGCCGCCCAATATATAATGGCGCTATCTGCAAATAATGGATTTAAGGTTGCGATCGATTCTATTGAAGAAGATAAAGTTGTATTGAGTGTGGCGTCTTCTTAA
- a CDS encoding chemotaxis protein CheW, which translates to MSNTEMQEYVTVRIADQRFGIPVLQVHDVLGSVKLTNIPLAPPEVAGALNLRGRIVTCIDVRKRLGLSPSEEHKNPMSVVVEHHGEPYSLLIDSVGEVLSLRQDKLEMNPGTMDARWREVSSGIYRTEDKLLVILQIDRLLDFAVGANVAA; encoded by the coding sequence ATGAGTAACACTGAAATGCAGGAATATGTAACCGTTAGGATTGCTGATCAGAGATTTGGTATCCCCGTATTGCAGGTGCATGATGTCCTTGGCAGTGTAAAACTGACAAATATTCCTTTGGCACCGCCTGAAGTTGCCGGCGCCCTGAACCTTCGCGGTCGGATTGTGACCTGCATCGATGTTCGCAAACGCCTTGGCCTGAGCCCTTCAGAGGAACATAAAAATCCAATGAGCGTGGTCGTTGAACATCACGGAGAGCCATATAGTCTCCTGATTGATTCAGTCGGAGAGGTATTGAGCCTGCGCCAGGATAAACTGGAAATGAATCCAGGCACGATGGATGCTCGCTGGCGCGAAGTCTCCTCTGGTATCTATCGGACGGAAGATAAACTGTTGGTAATTCTTCAAATTGACCGTCTTCTGGACTTTGCCGTCGGTGCAAATGTCGCTGCCTAA